The following is a genomic window from Bacteroidia bacterium.
CATTGGTTCATTGCAACAGTAGTAGTATCAGTGGTTGCTTCTGGCGAAGGAGCGGATTCTTCCGGCTGGTAGAGATCGCCCTGCGGCGCTTTCCCATCCGGAGGATTAGTTCCCTGGAAAGTCAGAATAAAGCTGGCTACTTCCTGCATTTCTTTCGGTTTCAACTGATCCTGCCAGGAGATCATTCCCTTTTCGGGAACGCCATACTTGATGGTTTTGAAGATATTGCTGATACCACCGCCATGGATCCAGTATTGGTCAGTCAGGTTAGGTCCTACTCCACCTTGTCCTTGTGCACCGTGACAGGCGATACAGTTGGTCATATAGATCTTCTTCCCGTTTTCCTGACTTACCGCGTCTTCGAGTACGGCTACATTGGTCTCGTTGACAAGATTGGCAACTTTCTGAAGGTACTGTTCTTTAAGAACATTTGCTTCTGCGACTTCTGTTTCGTATTCCTTTTTGGAAGACCAGCCATTGCCCGACATGTGATAGTAAATCATATATACTACCGCAAATACAATAGAAAGGTAAAATCCGTACTTCCACCAGGGTGGGAGGTTGTTGTCCAGTTCGCGGATACCGTCATAGTTGTGGCCAAGGTCAATTTCTGACTCACGGCTTACGGGGACGGCGCCTACCAGTTTTTGCCGGATAGAAGTCCAGCTAAAAGCTGAAGGAGTGGATTCAACGGGTACGACTGTCGTGCCATCTTCGGTTACTACTGCCTCTGCTGAGGTTTCCAATTCGCGATTTTTCCTCACCAGTGCCATAACTGTAAAAGTCAGGACAAGGATGGTAAAGGCCAGTACAATCAGAGAAAATACCAGTAACCATAACAACTGGGTCTGCATGTTGGCAGCCGGAGTGGTCGACGTAGCAGCAGTCTGGCTGAAGGCAGGCAGGAAGGTAAATGTTCCCAGCCCTGCCATGAAAATATATTTTATCAACTTTCGATTCATGATCATTTTGCTTTACCGTTAAGGGAGATATCATTGGTCAGATCGGAGATTGTACCCGATTTCAACGGCATGGAGGCCATGTGGTCCACTGTCCCTTTGTCCATTCGCATCACGTAGATAAATATGATGACAAACAGTACAAAGAATAACAGGATGGCCACCAGGGGAAACATGCTCACATCATCCATAGATCTCAAAACGTCTTTATACATAATTGTAGCGTTAATAGAAGTAAGGGGATTATTGACCGGATTTGTTTTGGGCCTTGATATCCGTACCCATTCTTTGCAGGTAGGCAATCATAGCGATGATTTCCTTATCCCGGATATAGGCACCAGTTTCTGCGTCAATGATATCATCTGCTTTCAGCCTTGCGACAATTTCGTCGGCCTGACGGAAAAGGTCATCGTTGGCCTCTTTCTCAAAACCGGCGGGGTAAGGTACACCAAGGGTCTGCATGGCACTGATTCTCGCTTCAGTAGAAGCAATATCAATCTGGCGTTCAAAGAGCCACGAATAGTTGGGCATCAGCGAACCGGGAGACATCGATCTCGGGTCCAGCATGTGCTGATAATGCCAGCTGTCGGAGTATTTACCGCCAATACGGTGCAAATCAGGCCCTGTGCGTTTGGAACCCCACTGAAATGGGTGATCATAAACAAACTCACCGGATTTGGAGTATTCACCATAACGCTCTGTTTCGGAGCGGAATGGGCGAATCATCTGTGAGTGGCAGGTATAACAACCTTCTTTCACATAAAGATCCCTGCCCTGAAGTTCAAGCGGTGTATAGGGCTGAACAGAAGCGATGGTAGGAATATTGGATTTGATCATAAAGGTGGGGATCATCTCCACAATACCACCGATCAGAATCATTACCAGACTGAAGACCAGCATTTGCATGGGGCGACGTTCGATCCAGCGGTGCCAGTATTCGCCTTTTTTCTCTTCGAAATCTTTTTCCAGTGCAGGTGCTTCTGCCTGTTCGTATGCTTCAAAGCTGCCAGCACCTGCGGTTTTCATCAGGTTATAGACCATGATAAATACACCCACAAGGTACAGCGTTCCGCCTAAAGCTCTCATCCAGTACATAGGAACAATCTGCAATACGGTTTCGAGGAAGTTTTTATAAACCAGGAACCCATCTGCATCAAAATCTTTCCACATCAGACTTTGGGTCAAACCTGCCCAGTACATCGGTACGCAGTAGAAAATAATGCCCAGTGTACCGATCCAAAAGTGTGCATTGGCCAGTTTGATGGAGAAAATCTGTGTTTTCCACATCTTGGGTATGAGCCAGTAAAGGATACCAAAAGTAAGGAAGCCGTTCCAGCCCAGCGTGCCCACGTGTACGTGTCCGATGGTCCAGTCGGTGAAGTGTGTGATCGCGTTGAAACTCTTTACAGAAAGCAGCGGGCCTTCCAGCGTAGCCATACCATAAGCAGTAACCGCTACAACCAGAAATTTTAACATAGGCTCGTTGCGCACACGGTCCCATGCACCGCGAAGTGTCATCAGACCATTGAGCATACCACCCCATGAAGGCATAATCAGCATAATGGAAAACACCGTTCCCAACGACTGCGCCCAGTCAGGCAGTGAGGTGTACAACAGGTGGTGAGGACCTGCCCAGATATAAATAAATATCAGTGCCCAGAAGTGAATAATCGAAAGTCGGTAAGAATATACCGGGCGATTGATCGCTTTAGGGATAAAGTAATACATCAATCCGAGGTAAGGAGTAGTCAGGAAGAATGCAACCGCATTGTGACCATACCACCACTGAACCAGTGCGTCCTGCACGCCTGCATACACGGAGTAACTTTTTAAGAAACTAAAAGGAAGCTCAATGCTGTTGACAACATGCAGTACTGTCACCGTAATCCATGTAGCGATATAAAACCATATCGCCACATACAAGTGGCGTTCACGACGGTGAATCATCGTCATAAACATGTTCAAACCAAAAACAATCCATACCAGCGCAATCGCAATATCAATCGGCCATTCGAGCTCCGCATATTCCTTTCCGGAGGTAATCCCCATAGGAAGCGAAATCAAGGCCATGACAATGATGGTCTGCCAACCCCAAAAGTGGATATTACTCAGGGCTTTGCTGTACATAGATGCTTTTAACAAACGCTGAAGAGAGTAGTACACTCCCATGAAAATACCATTACCAACGAAGGCAAAAATGACAGCGTTGGTATGCAGTGGCCGGATACGCCCAAAGGACAATTCTCCGATACCGGCCCACAATCCAAATTCAGGTAAAACCAGCTGCAGTGCCACAATCAACCCGACCAACATACCGGCTATTCCCCAGAATACACTGGCGATAGCAAAGTTTTTTACGATGACGTTGTCGTAGGCAAAATGTTCAATCTGGCCTGGTCTCACTTCCTGTTCGGTGTTCAGGGTGGGATTCTTGATCATAAGTATTGGGGTTTTGAATTTTTTCTTCAAACAGCATTCTTACTGCCGGCGTATAATCATCATCAAACTGACCCGATTTGACTGCCCATAGAAACGCCGCCAGAAATCCCAGGGCAACTACGAGGCTCAAGACGATCAGGATAATTATTGCACTCATGTAGAAATTTGTTTCCCCAAAAGTATTGGGCTGGAAGAAAGTAAAAGATGCGTGTGGTCAACTTATAGAGTGACTTTTATCATTTTTCGTAACTTGAATCCGGTTCCAGAAATCGTGAGATTTGGTTTTGTGGGTTTTATGCGTAAAAATCAAATATATATAGAGAGGCTTCCTGAGGCTTTGGCTGCTATCAGGGCTTTTTGTGGTGAGCGGATTCCCGACACAGGTATCATCCTGGGCTCCGGCCTCGGCCCTGTGGCCGAGGGGCTTGATGACCCTGTCTTTGTGCCTTACAGCGAAATCCCGGGATTCCCGCCGACAACTGTCATCGGCCATGCCGGACAGCTGGTGGTCGGTACCTTTGGCGGAAAAACCGTCGCAGCCATGCAAGGTCGTTTTCATTATTATGAAGGCCACCCGATGACGCGACTGGCTTTTCCCGTGCATGTACTCGCTGGGCTGGGGATTCGCACGCTCATTATCACCTCCGCCTCCGGCGGGGTCAACCGCTCCTTTACCCCCGGCGACCTTATGCTCCTGTCCGGCCACCTCAATGTCGTAAGAGGTAATCCGCTCTGGGGCGAACTGGGGATACATTTTGCTGAATCCTTCCTCCGCAACCCCGATGTATATTCCGCCCGCCTGCTCGAAGTTGCCAGGGCTTCTGCTCATAATATCCGGGTGGCTGTCAAAGAAGGTATTTACGCTTTTATGACTGGCCCCAGTTTTGAAACACCCGCCGAAATCGAAATGATTCACCGTATGGGAGGAGATGCCGTGGGTATGTCCACTGTGCCGGAGGCACTTACGGCTTTTGCTCTGGGCATCGACGTGCTGGGAGTAACCTATATCGCCAATATGGGTTCAGGAATCTCCGACAAACCGCTCGAACACGAGGATGTACTCGCCGCCATGGATCAGGTAAAACCCCGGGTCATTCCTCTACTCAAAGAAATTATCCGTACCCTCTAAGCTGATTTTTATGCGAATGATCGATATCATTCTGAAAAAAAGAAACGGACTCGCCCTTTCTTCTGATGAGATTCATTTTTTTATCTCCGGACTGGTCGACAATTCTATCCCTGACTACCAGACTTCGGCGCTGCTGATGGCCATTTATTTTAAAGGGATGGATGCCCGTGAAACCGTTGACCTCACCCGTGCCATGATGTATTCGGGGGAAGTAATTGATCTTTCCGGAATCGATGGGGTAAAAGCCGACAAACACAGCACGGGTGGCGTGGGCGATAAAACCTCTCTCGTGCTGGGGCCTTTGGTCGCTTCATGTGGGGTAAAAGTCGCCAAAATGTCGGGCAGGGGAATGGGGCATACAGGCGGAACCGTTGATAAGTTTGCCGTATTTCCCGGCATAAACATGGAGCTGAGCAGGGAGACTTTTATCGACAATGTCAACCGCGTGGGCATCGCCATCACCGGGCAGTCGGCGCAGCTCGTTCCTGCTGACAAAAGAATCTACGCCCTGCGCGATGTGACGGGCACAGTGGAGCAGATTTCGCTGATAGCCAGCAGTATTATGAGCAAAAAACTGGCTTCCGGCGCAGATGTGATCGTGCTGGATGTGAAAACAGGCAGCGGTTCGTTTAACACCCTTGAATCTGCACGTTTACTGGCAAAAACCATGACGGAGATTGCTGCGAATATGGGCAAAAAAGCCGTAGCCATTATCACTGACATGGAGCAGCCATTGGGATATGCCATCGGCAATGCCCTCGAAGTACAGGAAGCGATCGACACTTTGCGGGGCGGGGGGCCCGAAGATCTCCGGGAAATATGCCTCGTACTGGCAGCGGAAATGCTTATGCTTTCTGGATTTGCGCCTGATGAGACTGTCGCGAGGAAAATTCTGGAAGAAAAACTCCACAATGGCGAAGCCCTTGCCAAACTCGCAGAGTTGGTCATCGCCCAGGGGGGCGATGCGGCAGCGGTATTTGATCCGACACAGTTGCCCAAAGCCGTTTGTTCGATTGCGCTGGCAGCCAGACAGAGTGGATACATTACACACCTGGATGCGCGCACCATCGGCAATGCAGCCATGCAGTTGGGGGCCGGAAGAAAAACAAAGGAAGAAAATATCGACCTGGCAGCCGGAATTGTGCTGCACAAAAAAACGGGGGATTTTGTTCATGCAGGCGAAGTGCTGGCAACCCTTCACGCTGCATCAATGGAGAAAATCTCCGGAACGGAAGAACTTGTACTGAGTGCTTTTGCATTTGGTACAGAAAAAACTGAGACACAGAAACTGGTGCTGGGGAGAGAGGGAATTTTTTGATATACCATATTGTAAAATTTCCTGAATCTCATTAAATATGTGCAGAATAGAAGTTGCCGGAACAAGCGAGCAGAAATATTTCAAGTGATTGGCCGTCAGTAATTTAAAAACCAGGTTCACTGAAACATCTGCCTGTTTGACACCCATCCGGGAAAGTTCAAAATATCACCAGTGATCTTAAATTTTTGTCAAATGAAAAACCTGTTGTTTTCAACTATGCTTTTGGTGTTTGCGGTTCTGATTTCGGGCTGTCCGGTGGGCTTAGATTTCCCGCTGGGTGACCCCGGGAAAGAAAAAATTGATGAGCGGCTGCTTGGTACGTGGATCGACCAAAGCGGGGAGGCCGAAATGCAGAAACTGACCCTCACAAAAAAAGACGACTATACTTACGAGGTCCACGTATTGGAAAAGGGCGAGATGTATGCTCTCCAGGTTGACTACCTTGATGCCTGGGTGACAACCCTCGAAGGCCAATCCTTTCTTTTTGGCAAGCCCCATGATGAAAACGACCAGAAGTTTTATCACTATCATTACGTATTTGATGGTGAGGATCTGATAGTCCACGATGTCAGCCTGCTGGAGGGGGGGATAGATGCTGTGACCAGCAGAGAGGCGCTCCGAAAGGAAGTAGTTGCTTCCATGAAAAAGCCGGATTTCATGTCATCCAAAGTCGTGTATCTGAAGGATTGAGGTTTCCAAATTCTTTTTCAGATGCTTGAAACCAATGGGTATTTACGAAGGCTCCAAAGAGGCACTTTTATGTTTTCTATGGTAAAATCAATCCTTCTGCTAATCAGCCTGCACCTGTTCTGCATTGCCACTGCACAGCACACGCTTCAACGGTACGAGTTTCCAGAATTTGGTATCAGCATACCATTTTTCAAGGAGGCCGGTAAGTCGACGCTAAAAGGAAGCGGCAGCCAAAGTTTCATCCAGTATGCGTACAATAGCGAGGATAAGAATGCAAAAATTATCGCCAATATGTATTTGTACCCGGAATGGGGCTGCGCAAAGGCTGATACTTTCTACAATATGATGGAGCGGTACGCCGCCACTGCGGATGGATCTCCCGGAAAATTTCGTCCGCTCACGCAAAAGAGTCATACCCACTACCTGGGATGGACCTTTTATGATGCCATGCTGACTATTGACAACATCAGAGACAATGTCGTGCGTTATGTGCAGGCTTTTTTCAACGGCAGCCAGATATTGATAATTGATGTGGTCTTCGTAAATGAGAACTTTTCTGCTATAGGTGCTGAAATCTTTGGCGACCCTGGCTACAGCAGCATTCTGCGGCCACTCGACCTGCCCAAAATCGGGCTCCGCCTTCACGTGAGGGGGAATGTAATGGCTGCCTATGATTCGGAAAAAAACAGCTATCATATAGGGCGTTGCGACCGACTTGGTACGGCATATCCTCAGGTCGTTTTTGAGCAAACGGAGGGGGACCCAAACGCATGGGCACTGGAGGTACTTACCCAAATGCGCAGGGAAACGGACTTCGATAAGGTGAAAATGGAAACGCTGCCTTCGCAAGACAAGCTTGCCAGGTTTCCCGGAGGAGTAATCAGTGTGACGGCTGATTTGGTGAAGGAAAATGGTTGGATGAGGGTTTACTTATTTTCATTCAACGGAAAATCCTACAAGGTGTCGCTTATCGTGCCCTATGGTCCTGATGACAACCGTCTGTATTTCAAATCGGACAGGGAAATAACGGTGGAAACGGCAAAGGAGATGGATGTGCGGGTGCTTGAACTGCTGGGAAATATGGAGCAAATCCGGTGATCTTCCGGATATTTCGTTAGGTTTAGCAGGCATATTGATGGCATGGATTGAAGAGAAAAGCCATCGCTGCGGGAAAAGATGCACAGGCAATGTGAAGCCCGGCTGCCATCTGGCCCAGGCTCCTTTTGTTTTTCCCCGTCTCGTGCATATCTTCGCTACATATGCTTTCAAAACGTGCAAAATACGCGCTCAAAGCCCTAATGGCAATCGCCAGAGATACTTCCGGACAACCCCTGCCTTCAAGGATTATTGCTGAAACCGAAAATATCCCACCCAAATTTCTGGAGGCCATTCTCCGCGAACTTACCCGCTCGGCTCTGCTGAAAAGCGACAGGGGGATAAATGGCGGTTATTCGCTGCGAAAATCTCCCGAAGAAATTCAGGTAGTCGAAATCATGCGCATCATGGATGGTCCCATCGCCTTCATCCCCTGCGTGTCGGAAAATTTTTACGAAAAATGCGACGAATGCCACGACGAAGTCACCTGCCATATCCGCAAACTCTTTCAGGAACTGCGCCAGGAAATGCTGGAAGTGTTTAATCAAAGTCTGGCCGACCTGATGGCAAAGTGAAAATATCCCGCCATCGCCGCTGAAACTATGAGATAGGCAGCC
Proteins encoded in this region:
- a CDS encoding cbb3-type cytochrome c oxidase N-terminal domain-containing protein — its product is MNRKLIKYIFMAGLGTFTFLPAFSQTAATSTTPAANMQTQLLWLLVFSLIVLAFTILVLTFTVMALVRKNRELETSAEAVVTEDGTTVVPVESTPSAFSWTSIRQKLVGAVPVSRESEIDLGHNYDGIRELDNNLPPWWKYGFYLSIVFAVVYMIYYHMSGNGWSSKKEYETEVAEANVLKEQYLQKVANLVNETNVAVLEDAVSQENGKKIYMTNCIACHGAQGQGGVGPNLTDQYWIHGGGISNIFKTIKYGVPEKGMISWQDQLKPKEMQEVASFILTFQGTNPPDGKAPQGDLYQPEESAPSPEATTDTTTVAMNQ
- a CDS encoding cbb3-type cytochrome c oxidase subunit 3, producing MYKDVLRSMDDVSMFPLVAILLFFVLFVIIFIYVMRMDKGTVDHMASMPLKSGTISDLTNDISLNGKAK
- the ccoN gene encoding cytochrome-c oxidase, cbb3-type subunit I, with product MIKNPTLNTEQEVRPGQIEHFAYDNVIVKNFAIASVFWGIAGMLVGLIVALQLVLPEFGLWAGIGELSFGRIRPLHTNAVIFAFVGNGIFMGVYYSLQRLLKASMYSKALSNIHFWGWQTIIVMALISLPMGITSGKEYAELEWPIDIAIALVWIVFGLNMFMTMIHRRERHLYVAIWFYIATWITVTVLHVVNSIELPFSFLKSYSVYAGVQDALVQWWYGHNAVAFFLTTPYLGLMYYFIPKAINRPVYSYRLSIIHFWALIFIYIWAGPHHLLYTSLPDWAQSLGTVFSIMLIMPSWGGMLNGLMTLRGAWDRVRNEPMLKFLVVAVTAYGMATLEGPLLSVKSFNAITHFTDWTIGHVHVGTLGWNGFLTFGILYWLIPKMWKTQIFSIKLANAHFWIGTLGIIFYCVPMYWAGLTQSLMWKDFDADGFLVYKNFLETVLQIVPMYWMRALGGTLYLVGVFIMVYNLMKTAGAGSFEAYEQAEAPALEKDFEEKKGEYWHRWIERRPMQMLVFSLVMILIGGIVEMIPTFMIKSNIPTIASVQPYTPLELQGRDLYVKEGCYTCHSQMIRPFRSETERYGEYSKSGEFVYDHPFQWGSKRTGPDLHRIGGKYSDSWHYQHMLDPRSMSPGSLMPNYSWLFERQIDIASTEARISAMQTLGVPYPAGFEKEANDDLFRQADEIVARLKADDIIDAETGAYIRDKEIIAMIAYLQRMGTDIKAQNKSGQ
- the ccoS gene encoding cbb3-type cytochrome oxidase assembly protein CcoS; the encoded protein is MSAIIILIVLSLVVALGFLAAFLWAVKSGQFDDDYTPAVRMLFEEKIQNPNTYDQESHPEHRTGSETRPD
- a CDS encoding purine-nucleoside phosphorylase; translation: MRKNQIYIERLPEALAAIRAFCGERIPDTGIILGSGLGPVAEGLDDPVFVPYSEIPGFPPTTVIGHAGQLVVGTFGGKTVAAMQGRFHYYEGHPMTRLAFPVHVLAGLGIRTLIITSASGGVNRSFTPGDLMLLSGHLNVVRGNPLWGELGIHFAESFLRNPDVYSARLLEVARASAHNIRVAVKEGIYAFMTGPSFETPAEIEMIHRMGGDAVGMSTVPEALTAFALGIDVLGVTYIANMGSGISDKPLEHEDVLAAMDQVKPRVIPLLKEIIRTL
- a CDS encoding thymidine phosphorylase translates to MIDIILKKRNGLALSSDEIHFFISGLVDNSIPDYQTSALLMAIYFKGMDARETVDLTRAMMYSGEVIDLSGIDGVKADKHSTGGVGDKTSLVLGPLVASCGVKVAKMSGRGMGHTGGTVDKFAVFPGINMELSRETFIDNVNRVGIAITGQSAQLVPADKRIYALRDVTGTVEQISLIASSIMSKKLASGADVIVLDVKTGSGSFNTLESARLLAKTMTEIAANMGKKAVAIITDMEQPLGYAIGNALEVQEAIDTLRGGGPEDLREICLVLAAEMLMLSGFAPDETVARKILEEKLHNGEALAKLAELVIAQGGDAAAVFDPTQLPKAVCSIALAARQSGYITHLDARTIGNAAMQLGAGRKTKEENIDLAAGIVLHKKTGDFVHAGEVLATLHAASMEKISGTEELVLSAFAFGTEKTETQKLVLGREGIF
- a CDS encoding Rrf2 family transcriptional regulator, with translation MLSKRAKYALKALMAIARDTSGQPLPSRIIAETENIPPKFLEAILRELTRSALLKSDRGINGGYSLRKSPEEIQVVEIMRIMDGPIAFIPCVSENFYEKCDECHDEVTCHIRKLFQELRQEMLEVFNQSLADLMAK